In the genome of Montipora foliosa isolate CH-2021 chromosome 3, ASM3666993v2, whole genome shotgun sequence, one region contains:
- the LOC137994934 gene encoding uncharacterized protein, translating into MWKGNGCSAVVLLLMLATQAVVSQRQSLKFENESLTGTRRTLSTTAQAFFAGLKPPQNLPNSALSTTSRALLIEQKRRQTGSKVYFVTLFDKNRNIPFYSAYKLDPDQAKKIGTYTRKQGSSGWRTTPGVVGVNKAYSNAISTCKAKTGSPQLSRGHMNPSAINSFDTDHMKATYTLSNAVPQFQQFNSFQWGKQEEKMRNYAKNICGKGDGTLYMLTGISDIGLKIPSGGGDPVQDTSITQRCPQYTFTSKGTSQTLGTPRAVWAAGCCVWQPLSTTAPPAKRGRWQPVTSFAVMSNNHPDQTQLHLTQMSVADLEALLTPSGQSGVKLFPGKSDCGLSTYNIKL; encoded by the exons ATGTGGAAGGGAAACGGTTGCTCCGCTGTTGTGCTGCTGTTAATGTTAGCTACTCAGGCTGTGGTTTCACAGAGACAAAGCTTAAAGTTTG AGAACGAATCCTTAACAGGTACTCGCCGTACCCTCAGCACCACAGCGCAAGCGTTTTTCGCCGGCTTGAAGCCTCCCCAAAACCTGCCGAATAGTGCATTGTCGACGACGAGTAGGGCATTATTAATAGAGCAGAAACGGAGACAGACTGGAAGCAAGGTGTATTTTGTTACGCTATTTGATAAGAACAGAAACATCCCTTTTTATTCGGCCTACAAGTTGGACCCAGATCAGGCGAAAAAGATTGGAACGTATACGAGGAAGCAAGGGTCAAGCGGTTGGAGGACTACTCCAG GAGTTGTTGGTGTAAATAAAGCTTACTCAAACGCAATCAGCACTTGCAAGGCAAAGACGGGAAGCCCTCAGCTCAGCCGAGGTCACATGAATCCTTCAGCCATAAATTCCTTCGATACAGATCATATGAAAGCTACATACACTTTATCaaacgcagtaccacagttccAGCAGTTTAACAGCTTCCAGTGGGGGAAACAAGAGGAAAAGATGCGCAATTACGCCAAAAATATATGTGGAAAAGGTGATGGAACCCTTTACATGCTGACGGGGATATCCGATATTGGCCTGAAAATACCATCAGGTGGCGGAGATCCTGTACAAGACACCTCCATTACGCAGAGATGTCCTCAATACACATTTACAAGTAAGGGTACTAGTCAAACTCTGGGTACTCCTCGCGCGGTTTGGGCAGCAGGCTGTTGCGTGTGGCAGCCACTATCAACAACTGCGCCGCCGGCAAAAAGAGGGAGATGGCAACCAGTCACATCATTTGCAGTAATGAGTAACAACCATCCCGATCAAACTCAGCTACACCTCACGCAGATGAGTGTCGCAGACCTGGAGGCTCTCCTTACTCCCTCAGGACAGTCGGGAGTAAAATTGTTTCCAGGCAAAAGTGACTGTGGATTGTCCACATATAACATTAAACTCTGA